In Helianthus annuus cultivar XRQ/B chromosome 9, HanXRQr2.0-SUNRISE, whole genome shotgun sequence, the following are encoded in one genomic region:
- the LOC118481654 gene encoding TMV resistance protein N-like, translating to MASTSALSVQKNFKYDVFLSFRGEDTRKTFVDHLYVALVSKGIITYKDDEKIEKGERIGEQLNRSIQDSRFHIIVFSKNYASSSWCLDELVKIIECQKMKEHTAYPVFYDVEPTEVRHQSGAFGEAFAKLVAKHENSSWMFSFFELFARKKMSEDVDQEKEEDVKRWRYALNEAAGLAGMELKNTFNGYSSLLFLYSLCLIWTSVSSRGGPTLLMAAHLDFF from the exons ATGGCTTCTACTTCAGCTTTATCTGTTCAAAAGAACTTCAAGTACGATGTCTTTTTGAGTTTCCGGGGTGAAGACACCCGTAAGACCTTTGTTGATCATCTCTATGTTGCTCTTGTCAGTAAAGGCATTATCACTTACAAAGACGATGAAAAAATTGAGAAAGGGGAAAGGATCGGTGAGCAGCTCAACAGATCCATACAAGATTCGAGATTTCACATAATTGTATTCTCCAAAAACTACGCATCTTCATCATGGTGCTTGGACGAGCTCGTAAAGATCATAGAGTGCCAGAAGATGAAGGAGCACACTGCTTACCCCGTCTTCTATGATGTAGAACCCACTGAAGTGCGCCACCAAAGTGGGGCATTTGGGGAAGCCTTTGCAAAACTTGTTGCCAAGCATGAAAATAGTAGCTGGATGTTCTCCTTCTTTGAGTTGTTCGCAAGGAAGAAGATGTCGGAAGATGTAGACCAG GAAAAGGAAGAGGATGTTAAAAGATGGAGGTATGCTCTAAATGAAGCAGCAGGCCTGGCTGGAATGGAGTTGAAGAACACTTTTAATGGGTAttcttcacttttgtttctttaTAGTCTATGCTTAATATGGACATCAGTGTCATCCAGGGGCGGGCCTACACTTTTAATGGCTGCCCACcttgattttttttaa